GGAGGAGATTACGGTGCTGGCGAACAATCTTTCTCCGGACGCGGCGCCCGCGCCCCCGGCGGATGGGGAAGCGCCGGCGCCCAACACGGCCGGATTCTGGGTTGAAGAGCAGGCTGGTGGCGTGCTCATAACGATACGAACACAAGGCAAGTCCCGCAAGGGACACGTGATCCGTCAACAGTTCACCGAACTTGTGAATCCGAGGAACTAGCGATGGGAAAACTACACCGAAAACGGGAAGAGGGCATGGCCCTCCTGGTGGCAATGCTCTTCATCGGCGTCGGCCTGGTGGTACTGGGCGCACTGATGGCCCGCTCCCTCCAGCAACGTCAGGTCGTGGAGCAGTACGAGGACTACACCACCACCTTCCAGGGTATGGAGGCCGCCGTGAGCGCGTGCAAAGTGGAGCTGGAGAATGGTGACGATGGGATACTCGGAATGGAAGACTGGACACCGGCCTACGACGAGAACAACCAAATCGTCATGCCGGCCATGGACGACGACAATGTCACACTCCAGACGCTCCAGTCCATGGAGGATGTAGCGTTCGCGGGCTATACGGCGCGCTGGGAAAACGACGGTCGAGACAGTAACGGGGACGGCGTGGTGGACGATGTGTCCGAGAAAGACATGTATACCGTGTACGCCATGGCCCGAAACGGCGAGAATGAGCGCCAGGCCGAAGTCGTCTACGAAGCCAGCAATGTGAACGTCTGGGAGAACGCCATCTTCGCGGGCACCGGCCAGGCGGGCGGGTTAATTAACGGGAATGTGAGCATTCACGGCTCCGTTCATCTCCTTGGAGACAACCTGATTACCGGCGCTATGGCGCTTGCGGCCATTGACCTGAGCGGCACGAGCCTGATCCATAACAACTACGTCGGTGTGCCCGCCTACCTGCAGAGCCGCGTTCCGGCCCTTCCGCAGGCCGTGGTGGAAGGTGAGACGGTTTACACCCTGGAGGCCAAACTCCGGGCCAAGGCTGGACTGGTCGGCATGTCCGGCAACTCCGAAATCGGCGAGCCCCAGATAGCGGGCAATAATTTCAAGGAGACGATGGATGGTATCTTCGTAACCAGCGGCTGGACCGGTAACTCCGTCGTGGATGACGGTGACCGCGGCGACCCCAAGGCCGTGTTCAGTGACAACGGCTGGGACGAACTGTATGATCTCGGTGACAAAGTGCCGTTTCCCATTCTGACGGACGACTGGCGCGACCCGGTGAACGGCGCCCGTGTGGAGGATCCCTCCACGGGAACCTGGTACACCCACCAGGACTACTTCAACCAGGTGCTCCTGGCCAGTCCCACGAACCCCAGTGACGGCACCTACACCGGGAACATAACGCTCAACGTGAAGACGAGCAAGTTTTACTGGAACGCCACCACGGGTCAAGTGCTGAACGGGTCTCTGCCCGCAACGCAACCGGCGGCAACCGATGACTACATCTGGTTTGACAGCGCGACGGACGTGATGAAAATAAACGGGCAAATCCGGATCAACGGCAATCTGTCCTTCACCGGCCAGGGCGGTGACAGAACAATCAACTACAGCGGTCGCGCGGCCCTGCTGGTCTATGGCGACGTCAACATCGATGCCAATTTGATCACCTGCAACAACGGTGACAAGACGAATACCAGCAATAGTTTCCCGGTGAACAACATCATCGGGATCATGGCGTCCAACAATATGGTGGTCGGTTCGACGGCCCAATTGGATATCATGGGCGCATTTTATGCACAGACTAAGATTACCTCGGCAAAACAGACCAACGTAATGGGAACTTTTGTTTCCAACTACTTTGACATGGGAACGAACGTTCCGAACATTTATCAGGTGCCCGCACTGGCGGATAATCTTCCCATCGGCATGATCGGCAATTATCCCATCCTCGCCATTTCGCAGGTGTCCTGGAGAGAACTGGGTATATGAGATTGGAGGGTTCTGTGGCGTGGTTGAAATCGAATTGGTATCTCGCACTCGCGGTCGTGCTGGTGGTGGGGGCGGCGCTTTACTACGCTCGGGGCGCTATCGCACCCGGCGGGACCGTGGAACCGGAGCCTGAGTCCACCGCGGTGGACGCCCAGGCCGCGTTGCGGGACGAGTTCGAGCGCGCAAAAGCCGCCGCCGGTGCGCGTGAAGCCCAGGCCAGTCCCGAGAAGTCGACGGACACGGTTATCGCCGAGCATACGGCATCGCTGGAGCAGAACCCGGAGCCGGAAGAGGCGGCGGCTCTCCTCAGCGCCCTGGGGAATCTGTACAAGCAGAAGAAACAGGACTACGCAACGGCCGCTCGCTACTACGAGCAGGTAATCGAGCAATATCCGGACTGGCCCGGCATCAAGGGAGTGTATCACCAGCTCATGACCTGCTACAGTAATCTGGATGATCAGAGTAGTCTGCGTCTGCTATATCGCAAGATGATGGAAGTTTTCCCCGAAGAGAGCAACGAGTATCTCTTCGCGAAAGACGCGCTGGAGTAAGGGCGTCTCCTGGCGGTTCGCAAATTTTGCCCCGCTGTGGCAGAATGGGGCAGATGCCGGGCGGCAATTTTTTGTCTTGTGCGGTTCGGCCATTCCACCACGGATAAAGCCCCTCGGGGCGGGAGTCGGACCATGCAGTCTCGCATTTGTATCCTCGGAAAGACCCGACTGGTCGCGTTGCTCTTAATGGCCATCGCACTGGCCGGGTGTCCGGAGAATCCCGGTGGCGGCGGGGGGGAAGGTGAGGGCGAAGGCGAAGGCGACGGGATTGCGGCGATGGAAATTGAAACGCTGGACCTGATCAACGGGGAGCGTGTCGCCGCCGACGTCGATCCCTTGACGATGGACGCCGACCTGCGCGCCGTGGCACGGGCCCACAGCGAGGATATGGTCGCCCGGGAATTCTTCGCCCATGACAATCCCGATGGGGAGTCGCCTTTCGACCGGATCCACGCGGCGGGCATCGAATATTCACGCGCCGGGGAGAACATTGCCTGGAACAGCTTTCCAAACCCCGTTGAAACGGCGGTAGACGGCTGGATGAACAGCACGGGCCATCGAAACAACATCCTGAATGGGGATTTTACCCTCACGGGGATGGGCGTAGCGGGCAATGATTCGGTCGGCTATTACTTCACGCAGGTGTTCACCCGCCCGCTGGAAAAGGGCGAGGTCAAGGTGCTCGTGACGGGGTTCGAAACATTGCCGCCGCCCCTGGCCGTGAATCCGTGATACCATCCTCAGGGCGCGCGGGGTGGCTCCCCCGGTCTTTGAAGCTTCATTCCACCGAGATTCATTTCGATGGACTGAATTAATTTACAGTCTACTGACGTTCCGTGTCAGGAGGGTCGTGCTAGAGTTCGCCTCAGTTCAACGCACCCACACACCAACAACAAGGAGCAAGACCCCATGACCCCTGACAAATTTGCCGAGAGCCTGAGCACCTCCAAGGAGTTTTTCGACCGCTCGACCCGCTGCCTTACGGAAGAGCTTGCGGGATATAAGCCCACACCGGACATGATGACGGTGGCCCAGCAGGTGGCCCACGTGGCTCAGACCTTTGACTGGTTCATCGAGGGCGCCTTTCACCGGGCCGATGGATTCGACATGGACTTCGAGAATCACATGCGCCCGGTGATGGCCATCGGCTCCCTGGCCGAGGCTCGGGCGTGGCTGGACAAGTCGGTGGCGAGCGCGATTGCCGAGATAAAGGCGAAGAGCATGGACGAGCTGCAAGCGCCTTTGCCCGAAGGGCCGGTGATGGGCGGTGCGCCGAAACTCTGCATTGTCGGCGCGATTGAAGAGCACACGGCCCATCACCGTGGCGCGTTGACCGTGTACGCGCGGCTGAAGGGCCTCGTTCCCGCCATGCCCTACATGGACATGTGACGATTAATACCGATTAGTCTGCAATTGCGCCGCCCCATCGGGCGGCGCTCTTGTTATTCGGGACGATGGGTCGGTTAAGAATGGGGCGTGTCCAGAGGTGCGGCATTGCACCGGTGGCGCGAGGCGGGGCACCGCTCTTCCGAACATGTGTGAACTTTGTGCTACTATTCCCTTAGCCTTTAACCTGCGGCGGCAAATCCGGTCAGTCTATGAAATCCAACGGCGAAATCTTCAGATACTTCACGCTTGTGGCGTGCGCGACCGGAAGCTTCGTGCTTGCGGGGGTATCGAAAGTCGCGGCGGGGGAGACGGATCAATATTTAACGTGGGGGACAACCCTGAGGGATTCTTCCGCGGAATTGAATGCCTATCTGGATGCGGAAATTAACCGATTTCTGGTGAAGGCCAATCGCCGCACGCGTCCCCCGGCATGCGTGGAGGATCTCAGTGTCGACCTCTACCTCCACCTGTTTGAGGGGCTCCACGCCTCTCGGATTCGAAACTGGTTGAAGACCTCTCCCGAGGTGGAACGCTTTCCTTCGGATGATCTCTCCGATTGGGAGTACCAGCGGATGAGTATCTTTCGGCGGCCCGCCTTCCCGTACCTGCTGCCCATGGCGCAGACGATTCGCGTGGGCGACGTCTATCTGGGTATTGACAAGATCGGGCATATGTTCGGCTTCGGGCGGCGCTATTTCCAAATCTATCAGCGCGCCCTTGCAGCGGGCGACAGCCCCGACGCGGCGCTGGATCGTGTGCTCAGGTGGGGGATTCAACACGAATCCAACCTGGTCGGGAAACTGGTGGATGGGATTTTCTCCCACGGCGATATGGAGGCGAACTACCAGGGCTTCCGGCTGGCGCTGGCCTTCAGCGCGGGGGACGGGCCCCTCTTCTATCGCGAGAAGGGCGCCTGGCGCTATCGCGGTGGACTCGACATTCGGGACTATATCACGCCGGAAATGGACGAGTCCTACAATCCCAACCGCTATGCTTCCTGGCGGGGTCGCCGGGTGAATCCCATTCTCGACGCGTGCTACAAAAATGCCGCGCCGCCGTCGCGCTTCCGCACCTATCAAAAGAACCACCAACCCAGCCTTTCGAAATCCTTCGTTGATGCCTGGTTTGGTCAACGGGCGGATGCTTCGCGTGATGCCCTGGCCCGGAGGGATTCCCGATGACGGAATCGGATGGGATGCTCCTCATCGAGGGTATCCTGGTGGACGTGCGGGCACTCCTGCGCCTGAAGCATTATTGCGACCCCATGCTCTGCCGCAACGGCCGGTATTGCTGCGCTCAATATGAGATCACGGTGGACAAGGCGGACATCAAGCGGGCGGTGGGACTGATGCCCGACGCCGCGAAGTTTGCGCCGGAGGTGGGCGAGGGGGGCGAATTCGAAAATCCCTTCGAGCGCGTGGAGCCCGGTCGCTTGGCCATCGACTGTCATGAGGAGTCGGGCGCCTGCGCCTTTTCCTTTAGGGACAAAGAGGGCCGCGGCTGGTGTTCACTTCACGCGGCGGCGCTGAAGCACGATCTGGACCCTTATCAGCAGAAGCCTTCGGTATGCACCATGTGGCCCCTGGCCCTGGCCGAGGGCGATCCGCCGGTCCTCACCCTTCAGGACGATATATACGAGTTTCCCTGCGCCTGGAAACGGGGAGGGAAGCCAAAGAAGTTGTATCCGGATATTGCCGACAACGTGCGGGCGACCTTCGGCGAAGCCTTTCTGGCAAAGCTGAACGAAGCACTGGCGGGCCGGTAGGCGTTTCCACGGAAGACCGTGGTATCGAGATTGGTTGAAGCAAGGATTAATCATGAAAGACTACTTACTCGCCGTAGAAATTGGTGGAACAAAACTGCAGGTGGCGCTGGGCACACCGGAAGGAAAAATTGTCGATGTCGAGCGGGGCAACGTCGATCCCGCGCGCGGCGCCGAAGGCATTCTGGCATGGCTGGAGACGTCAACGGCGACGGTGATCGGGCGTTGCCCGGGGGACGGGGCCTGTCGCGCCATCGGCGTGGGCTTCGGTGGTCCGGTGGATTCGGCGACGGGGCGCGTGCTCGTATCCCATCAGGTCGGCGGCTGGGACGGTGTCCATTTGAAGCAGTGGTTCGAAGAGCGTTTCTCGCTACCGACCTGTGTGGAAAACGATGCCAACGCGGCGGGTTGGGCGGAGTATTGTCTGGGGGCGGGGCAGGGCGCCAATACTTTTGTCTACTGCAATATTGGCAGCGGCATCGGCGGCGCGCTCGTCGTCGATGGCAAGCTGTACAACGGCCAGGGGCTCGGCGCCTGTGAGATTGGACACACCTGGGTGTCGGATTGGACCTCGAACACGCCCGGCGCCATCGACAAACTGGAGCACCTTTGCTCCGGCTGGTCCATAACCCGCCGAATCCGAAACTGGAGCGACCTCGATCCGAAGTCGCCTCTGGGCGTGATGTGCGGAGGCGATGCCGGACGTTTGACCTGCCCCATGCTTGCGGATGCCGCACGGACGGGTGATGCGCGGGCCCTGGCCGAGATTCGCGCCGTGGCGGCGGGCGTAGGACAGGCGCTGGCGAATGTGGTTACGCTGCTTCATCCCGAGAAGATTGCCATGGGCGGCGGGGTCTCGCTCATGGGCGATGTGCTCCTCGACGCACTGGCGGAGCGCGTGGACGCCCTGGCCTTCGGGGCCTACCAGGGCAGTTTCAGCGTTGTGCCCTGCGCGCTGGAGGAGGATGTGGTCACCGCAGGCGCCCTGCTGATGGCGAAAGCGCTTGGCAGTTGACAGTGGACAGTGGACAGTGGACAGTGGACAGTGGACAGTGGACAGTGGATGGTGGATGGTGGGTGGTGGATGGTGGATGGTGGATGGTAGATGGTGGATGGTGGATGGTGGGTGGTGGATGGTGGATGGTAGATGGTGGACGAGCTGGGCACGTAGAACCAATACGACCAATACTGCCGATTTCAAATATACGTCCTGTCGGTCGTATCCGTCCTATCGCTGTCAATTGTCAACTATCAACTATCAACTATCCCTCAAACTAAGTCTTGCGCCCGTCGGGGGGCAGCGCATATACTCTAGCCCTCAACCAAGGAGAGGATTGCCGAAATTATGCCCGAAGATGCAGTAATGGCCCAGTTCAATAGTCTTTTTCTAGCGGTGTCTTTGATCATGGGGTTGCTGGTCGGGAGTTTCTGCAATGTGTGCGTCGGGCGCTGGCCCCACGGCGAATCGGTGGTTTCTCCCCGGTCGCGGTGCCCCAAGTGTATGAACGCCATCGCGTGGTACGACAATATTCCCCTGTTGAGCTGGTTGATACTTGCCGCAAAGTGTCGCCACTGCAAAGCCCCCATCTCATGGCAGTATCCCGTGGTCGAAGCGATCACCGGCGTCTTGTTTGTCCTCGTCTACCTTCGCTTCGACATGACCCTCGCCACACCCATCTATATGGCCCTGGCGGCGGCCATGGTCGTTGTCACCTTTCAGGACCTCGCGGACTGGACCATCCCGAATGAAATCACCCTGCCGGGTGTCCCCGTGGGGCTTGGCCTTTCCGTCATCGCCATGCTGGTCCCGGCTGCGGGGTTGCGCGTCATACATCCCTTCGACGCGCTCGCGGGCATCGCCCTGGGCTTCGGAATTCTGTATGGCCTTGACCGCATCGCTATTTTTGTCCTCAAGAAGCCGGGTATGGGCTTCGGCGACGTAAAGCTGATGGCCATGTTGGGTGCTTTCATTGGCTGGCAGGGCGTGCTGGGCACGCTCATGCTCGCCTCCGTACTCGGCAGCACCATCGGCCTTTCCATGATTCTCTATTTCAAGCTCAAGGGCGCGCCCGCCGCGGCCGAAACCACACCGGAAGCAGAAACGGATGGCGGGGAGCCTGAAAAGGACGACGAAAGTGACGACGGTATTTCGCTGGGCGCGCATTACCTTCCCTTTGGTCCCTATATCGCCATTGCGGGCCTGGTTTACCTCTTCGTCGGGCCCGAAGTGATTGCATGGTACCTTCAGCAGCTCGCCCCGGTCGCCTGACCGGTATCGGTGCGCGCGCGTTGAACGTGCCCAGTGAGTCGACCCGTGCGGTCTGGATCGGGCCAGCCATGGTGCCAGGGAGTAGTGTTCCACCATGACCCAATCGTTAATTCAATTCGATCCCGCCTTCTTCGAGCGCATCTGGGGCGGGCACCGTTTTGCTTCGTTGCCGGGTTTTGATGCCCCCCGCAATGTCCCCCTGGGTGAAGCCTGGTTGATCTCGGATCACCCCGCCCATGAAAGTCGCGTTTCGAACGGGGCCTGGCGCGGGCAGACCCTCCACGATCTCGTGCTGTCATCGCCCGACTACCTCCTGGGCACCCACGCCGCCCCAACCATCCACGGTCGCTTTCCCCTCCTCCTGAAAATCCTCGATGCCGCCGAGGTGCTTTCGGTACAGGTGCACCCCGATGACGAGGACGCCATCCGCCTCGGCGAGCCCGACGTGGGTAAGACCGAGATGTGGCATGTACTCGCCGCCGAACCGGACAGCGCACTGATTTGCGGGCTCGACCCCGCCGTCACGCCGGAACAGTTTCAAGTCGCCGTGGAGGACGGCACGATCCAGGAATTCATGAAATCCATCCCCGCCGTGCCCGGCACGACGGCCTTCGTTTCGGCCGGCACGGTCCACGCGATCGGCGCCGGGATTCTGCTGGCCGAGATCCAGCAAAACAGCGATATCACCTACCGAATCTACGATTGGGACCGCACCGACGCCCACGGGCGCGCTCGTGAACTTCATCTCGACAAGGCCGCTCAGGTGACCCGATTCGGGCTGTCCCATCCGGGCGCTTCCCGGCCACTGGGTTATCACCTGGACGGCGCGGAAGTGTCCGTCCTCGGCGCCTGCAAGTATTTCGTGAACGAACTCATTTCCCTGGACGGCGCCTTCCGACGTGATACCGGGGGACGCTCCTTCCACATTGTGATGCCCCGAGACGGGGAAATGGAGATCCGCGCCGGGGAGGAACGCTGTGCACTGCAAGTCTGCCGCGCGGTGATGATTCCGGCTGGCGCGGGGCCCTATACCATCACAGGAACAGGAAAGGTGCTAAACTATTATGTCCCGGATCTCGAAGCGGATCTTGTTCGCCCGCTCCGCGCCGCCGGACACAGCAGTGAGTTGATCGGTCAGCTCGGTGTAATTTTCCCCGGCTAACCGCCGAAAATTCGCACCTATTTATGCTGAATAATTGTCGTATGGCTCCATTGTGGAACTCAATATGCGAGATATGATCATGCGAACCACTTATACTGTGGAAAGTTTAATCAGACTCGCTGCACAAGTTGCGGCAGCATCGTCGCAGAGCTTGGCGAAGGAGTACCCATGTCGACACTGAGCGATGCCGCGCTGGTGCTCCGCTGCCTGGAGGGGGATACCGATGCCTTCGGCGATCTCGTAGAGCGCTATGAATCTTCCGTCTACGCCACGGCCCACTACTATGTCGGTCGCTATGGCGCGGCGGAAGACGTCTCCCAGGAGGCTTTCTGGGCGGCCTATCGCGGATTGCGCCGCCTGAAAGATCCCAACAAGATTGGCCCCTGGCTTCGGGAGATCACTACGCGCACGTCGGCGAACTGGCTTCGGAAGAACCGGTCCCGCCTGAATCACGAGACCCCGTTGCCCCATCGGCGCACGATCTCGATGGAGGAGGCGCGCAGGGGTCCCGAGGCCTTCATGGAGCGGGAAGACCTCTACGCCCGCGTGCAGCGGGCTATTGATACCCTGCCCGAGCGGTACCGATTGCCGGTCATGCTCCGGTATCTGCAAGAGTTGAGTTACGAAGAAATCAGTCGGTTCACGGGCGAGTCCCGCGACGAGATACGTGGCATATTGCACCGCGCCGGGCGCCAGCTTCGCACGGTGTTGTCGGAAGACGGAAATCAGGAGGAAGAGTCCACTTGGCCTCATGTTCGCAAGTAAGCAGCCTGCTGCAGGCGTATATCGACGGAGAACTCGGGAATGCCGAAAAGAGCATCCTCGAGCAGCACCTCCGCGAGTGCCCGTCCTGCCGGCATGACTTGGGCGAACAGAACGCGTGTTCCGCGAAAATTTTCGAATCACTTTTCACTCAGCGGCTGCGTGGAGGCCTTCGCTCGCAGGTCCTGGATCACCTTCCCGAGATGGACCCGGCGCCGAGGATGGGTTCCCATCCCACCGATCCGCAGTATGCCCGCCGGCGCACCCGGGTTGTCCCCTTCCCCAGAATGTTGCTCGTGGCCGCGGCCGCCCTGTTGACCCTGGCCGGGCTTTACTTCTATACCGGCGAAACCGCGCCGTCCTCAGTGCGCCCGCCCGCGGTGGGTATGGTGACCTACAGCAACGGAAATGAGGTTTTTTGCAAGGCGGGCGAGGATGAAACCTATGTGGCGGCCGAGCTGAAGTCGCTGGTGCGCCCGGGAGACCAGTTTGAAACCCTGGCGAAGGGCAGGCTGGCGATCTCGCTGATCGGCGGCTCAATCGTCAAGGCGAACTACAGCTCGGGACTTACCATCCAGGACAATCGCCGCGTAAGCGTGGAACAAGGCCTGACCTTTTTTGACGTGGGCCGGGACAAGCGCCTGTTCAACGTGAAAACGCCTGGCGGAGAAATCCTGGTGTTTGGCACGGCCTTCGTGGTCGAAGTGAAATCCGACGCCACCAAAGTCACGGTGACCGAAGGTGATATTCTCGTATCCAACGACCTCGGTAAGACGGGGGTATCCAAGGGGAATCAGCTCGTGTTTCGAATGGGTGAACCCCTGGCCGAACCCTACCCGGTTGATGCGGCGAAAGAGGCCGCATGGGCCGATGAAATCGTGCCCGATCCCGAAGCGTTGGCCCTTTTCCGGCAGACCCTCGAAAGCCGCGCCGCCATCAACAATTCGATCCCGGCGATTCCCGTCTATGCGGTCTGGAACCTGGCCGATCGTCACATAAGCGAAATTCAGATTACCTGGGCTTCCGATGGGCGCGCGACGGGGCATTGCGGCTATATCGTCCACGTGTCCGATGGGCAGGGTAACCTGCTCTACATCGATACCCTCGACGGCAGCCTCTTTGACGATGTCAATCGGGAAAAAGCAAACCTGCCACTGCCCGGTGGTCCTGTGACGGGAATAGACGTGATCCACGTAAAGCTGGTCCCCGACCACCGCGACGGCACGATCGAAACCGAGATGCGGGTGGACGTCGTCGTCACACCGAACTAATCACGCCGATAGCAACACACTTTCGAAATACACGCGCCCGTGCCTTACCGGCACGGGCGCCTTTTCGTTGAAAGGTGTATTATGGAGTTTCATTTTATTAATTAGGCATGCTTCAAAATTACTTGCGCCGGGGCTAAAAATCTGCTATAGTGCATGCGTCAAGAAACCAGCGCAACCGACCACGCTCGGTGGCGGAGCCTGCGCGATGTTTGAGGGTTCCTGTATGAATAAATCCAAAATGATTCCGTGGCTCCTCGGCCTGGCCCTGTTTGCGCCGTTGACCGGTTGCAAACAGGCCGCTGGACCCGCCGGGCCCGCGGATAGCACCGCGCCCCTGAAAATCACCTGCACCATCGGCATGATCGGCGACGTGGCCCAGGAAATCGGCGGCGAGCAGGTCGTCGTGACGAGCCTGATGGGTTCCGGTGTCGATCCGCACCTCTACAAGGCCTCCCAGGGCGACCTGGCCCGCTTGAATGAAGCGGATGTCATACTCTACAACGGGCTGCACCTCGAAGGCCGAATGGCGGATGTCCTTGTTGGAATGGCGAGCCGGGTGAAGACCTATCAGGTAACGGACCAGATCGATCCGACCCTGCTGCGCGAGCCGCCGGAGTTTCAGGGAAATTACGATCCCCATGTGTGGTTTGATGTATCCTTGTGGCAAAAAGTAGCCGAGCGCATCCACGCCATCCTGGTGGAAAGCCGCCCTGAACAGAAGGGTTATTTCGACGAACGCGCGGCGGCCTATCAGGCGAAGCTGGCGGAGCTGCATGAATACGCCCGCACCCGGATCGCGACCATCCCGGAGGACCACCGCGTTCTCGTGACGGCCCACGACGCTTTCGGTTATTTTGGCCGGGCTTATGGCCTCGAAGTCATGGGCATTCAGGGGATCAGTACATCCTCCGAATACGGCCTGCAGGACTTGAACAAACTGGTGGAGTTGCTGGTGAGCCGCAAGATCCAGGCGGTCTTTGTGGAAACGTCGATTTCTCACGCGTCCATCGAGGCGCTGATCGCGGGGGCTGCATCGAAGGGGCACACCGTGCGCCTCGGCGGCACGCTGTACTCCGATGCGATGGGGGAGACGGGAACGCCCGAAGGCACCTACCTCGGGATGGTCCGGCACAATGTGGATACGATAGTGGAGGCCCTGAAGAGCGATGCAAGCCCCGGTTGAAGCCGCACCCATTGAAGTCCATGACCTGACGGTGGCCTATCAGCACCGCCCCGTCCTCTGGGACATTGACCTCTCTTTTCCCAAGGGCGAGCTCATCGGCGTGGTGGGGCCCAACGGCGCGGGCAAGAGCACCC
The Candidatus Hydrogenedentota bacterium genome window above contains:
- a CDS encoding prepilin peptidase — its product is MPEDAVMAQFNSLFLAVSLIMGLLVGSFCNVCVGRWPHGESVVSPRSRCPKCMNAIAWYDNIPLLSWLILAAKCRHCKAPISWQYPVVEAITGVLFVLVYLRFDMTLATPIYMALAAAMVVVTFQDLADWTIPNEITLPGVPVGLGLSVIAMLVPAAGLRVIHPFDALAGIALGFGILYGLDRIAIFVLKKPGMGFGDVKLMAMLGAFIGWQGVLGTLMLASVLGSTIGLSMILYFKLKGAPAAAETTPEAETDGGEPEKDDESDDGISLGAHYLPFGPYIAIAGLVYLFVGPEVIAWYLQQLAPVA
- a CDS encoding DinB family protein, coding for MTPDKFAESLSTSKEFFDRSTRCLTEELAGYKPTPDMMTVAQQVAHVAQTFDWFIEGAFHRADGFDMDFENHMRPVMAIGSLAEARAWLDKSVASAIAEIKAKSMDELQAPLPEGPVMGGAPKLCIVGAIEEHTAHHRGALTVYARLKGLVPAMPYMDM
- a CDS encoding zf-HC2 domain-containing protein, with product MASCSQVSSLLQAYIDGELGNAEKSILEQHLRECPSCRHDLGEQNACSAKIFESLFTQRLRGGLRSQVLDHLPEMDPAPRMGSHPTDPQYARRRTRVVPFPRMLLVAAAALLTLAGLYFYTGETAPSSVRPPAVGMVTYSNGNEVFCKAGEDETYVAAELKSLVRPGDQFETLAKGRLAISLIGGSIVKANYSSGLTIQDNRRVSVEQGLTFFDVGRDKRLFNVKTPGGEILVFGTAFVVEVKSDATKVTVTEGDILVSNDLGKTGVSKGNQLVFRMGEPLAEPYPVDAAKEAAWADEIVPDPEALALFRQTLESRAAINNSIPAIPVYAVWNLADRHISEIQITWASDGRATGHCGYIVHVSDGQGNLLYIDTLDGSLFDDVNREKANLPLPGGPVTGIDVIHVKLVPDHRDGTIETEMRVDVVVTPN
- a CDS encoding sigma-70 family RNA polymerase sigma factor — translated: MSTLSDAALVLRCLEGDTDAFGDLVERYESSVYATAHYYVGRYGAAEDVSQEAFWAAYRGLRRLKDPNKIGPWLREITTRTSANWLRKNRSRLNHETPLPHRRTISMEEARRGPEAFMEREDLYARVQRAIDTLPERYRLPVMLRYLQELSYEEISRFTGESRDEIRGILHRAGRQLRTVLSEDGNQEEESTWPHVRK
- a CDS encoding zinc ABC transporter substrate-binding protein codes for the protein MIPWLLGLALFAPLTGCKQAAGPAGPADSTAPLKITCTIGMIGDVAQEIGGEQVVVTSLMGSGVDPHLYKASQGDLARLNEADVILYNGLHLEGRMADVLVGMASRVKTYQVTDQIDPTLLREPPEFQGNYDPHVWFDVSLWQKVAERIHAILVESRPEQKGYFDERAAAYQAKLAELHEYARTRIATIPEDHRVLVTAHDAFGYFGRAYGLEVMGIQGISTSSEYGLQDLNKLVELLVSRKIQAVFVETSISHASIEALIAGAASKGHTVRLGGTLYSDAMGETGTPEGTYLGMVRHNVDTIVEALKSDASPG
- a CDS encoding class I mannose-6-phosphate isomerase; this translates as MTQSLIQFDPAFFERIWGGHRFASLPGFDAPRNVPLGEAWLISDHPAHESRVSNGAWRGQTLHDLVLSSPDYLLGTHAAPTIHGRFPLLLKILDAAEVLSVQVHPDDEDAIRLGEPDVGKTEMWHVLAAEPDSALICGLDPAVTPEQFQVAVEDGTIQEFMKSIPAVPGTTAFVSAGTVHAIGAGILLAEIQQNSDITYRIYDWDRTDAHGRARELHLDKAAQVTRFGLSHPGASRPLGYHLDGAEVSVLGACKYFVNELISLDGAFRRDTGGRSFHIVMPRDGEMEIRAGEERCALQVCRAVMIPAGAGPYTITGTGKVLNYYVPDLEADLVRPLRAAGHSSELIGQLGVIFPG
- a CDS encoding ROK family protein; its protein translation is MKDYLLAVEIGGTKLQVALGTPEGKIVDVERGNVDPARGAEGILAWLETSTATVIGRCPGDGACRAIGVGFGGPVDSATGRVLVSHQVGGWDGVHLKQWFEERFSLPTCVENDANAAGWAEYCLGAGQGANTFVYCNIGSGIGGALVVDGKLYNGQGLGACEIGHTWVSDWTSNTPGAIDKLEHLCSGWSITRRIRNWSDLDPKSPLGVMCGGDAGRLTCPMLADAARTGDARALAEIRAVAAGVGQALANVVTLLHPEKIAMGGGVSLMGDVLLDALAERVDALAFGAYQGSFSVVPCALEEDVVTAGALLMAKALGS
- a CDS encoding CAP domain-containing protein — encoded protein: MQSRICILGKTRLVALLLMAIALAGCPENPGGGGGEGEGEGEGDGIAAMEIETLDLINGERVAADVDPLTMDADLRAVARAHSEDMVAREFFAHDNPDGESPFDRIHAAGIEYSRAGENIAWNSFPNPVETAVDGWMNSTGHRNNILNGDFTLTGMGVAGNDSVGYYFTQVFTRPLEKGEVKVLVTGFETLPPPLAVNP